The genomic window CGAGGTTGTCGGCCAGCACCCAGTGCACCCCGATCGTGGAGCCCGACGACATGTGCCGCTCCCGCATCTCGGAACCCATCCGGGCGATGAGATCACGGGCGTCGGCAGTGCGCTCGTGGATCTGCTGCGCGAGGCCGGTCAGCAGCGCGTCCTCGAGGATGCGGCGCTCCGAATCCGTCAGCAGCACCTCCTGATCCTTGCGTGCCGCGCTGATCCGGGTCGCGAACTCGCCGATCGACGCGTACCCCTGATCGTCCTGCACCCGGACGACGGTGAGCCCGTCGGGTGCGTCCCACTGCAGCCGGTAGTCCTGGCCGGCCGCGGCGAGCTGCGCGTCGAAGTCCTGCAGGGCCGCCGTCAGCGCCGACCGGGTCGCCTTCCGGGCGTGCTCGCTGGTCTTGACGTCGGCGGTCGCCGTCTCCAGCGCCCGCTGCAGGGCTGCGACGTCCGGCGGCAGGATCGGGGCGTCGACGTCGCCCTCGGTGACGATCCGGTACACCAGCTGTTCCGCGGTGAGCCACGCCGCGGAACTCTGCGGCCAGCTGTGGTGGGTCGGCACCCCGAGCAGATCGAGCAGGTCACGCCGCGCGTACGGGGCGAGGCGGTCGGCGTCCGCCCGGGTCTCGGTCAGCGCGGCCCGCAGTGCCTCGACGGCCGCAGTGTGCGCGCCCTCGGCCTTACCGATCTGTTCGACGGCCGCGTCGTACGCCTTGCGGGCGGCCCGCTGCTCCGTCTTGCACACCTCGATCCGGGACCGGGCCTGCTCGAGATCGGCGTCGATCTGTTCGGCGCTCGCACCGAGAGCGTCCCGCAGCGTCTCGAGCCGGGACAGCTGCCGCGTGTAGTTCTCCTCCGCGACGGCGGCCTCCTCGACGAACTCCTCGGTGTTGTCGCGGGCCTCGTCGAGGCGTTCCTCGGCCTCCCGGTGGAGTTCGAGTTCCTTCTCGTGGTCGCGGCGGGCCCGCAACAGCTGCTCGCCCTGCCCTTCGAAGTGCCGGATCGCGGCCGCGAGGGCGTCGACGTCCCGCGGCTCGGACGACATCCGGTGCGTGGCGGCGACCGCGCGGAGCTGTTTCTCCTTCGCGGTGTGGTCGGCGATCGCGTGGTCGAGTTCGTCACCCGCACCGGCCGTCGCCTCGGCCCGTGTGCGCAGCGCGCCCGCCGCCTCGGTGAGCTTCTTGAGCGCGGCGAACACCCCCGATGTGCGGGGCAGTGCCGTCGCAGCGGCCGCGAGCCGGTCCAGCACCGCGGCCGTCTCGGCCTCGGTGTCCTTCGCTGCGGCGAGGGCCTCCTCGGCGGCGGCGATCTCCTCGTCGAGTTCGGTGAGCCGGGCGGCGCGCCGCCGCTCCCGCGCGGTGGTGCCGATGTATTCGGCGTGCGCCTGCACGTGCCGGCCGTGCTGGACGCCCTGCCGGTAGCGGCCGTCGACGGTGACGCCCACCTCGGCGGCGGCGTCGTCGGCGGGATTCAGGGCAACCGACTCGAGGATCGCCTGCACGACCGGTTCCGGCACCCCGGCATCGGGTTCCACCGCGAGCACCGACGCCAGGGTCGGGCCGTGCGGTCGACGCTCGGTCGGCAGCGGCACCAGGAACTGCTCGGACTCGGTCTCGGGCAGAGGGCCGTCGGGCACCCACGCGTCGAGCAGGTTCGCCGCCGCCAGCGCGGATTCGATACCGGCCGCGTCCTCGGCGGACACCCCGTCCGCGAACCGCACCAGCCGCCACAACGGTGCCCCCGACAGGCCACTACGGTCACCGGTGCGGAACGGCACCGCGGCCGGGGCGTCGTCGTGTTCGGCGGCGACCCGGCCGCGGTCGGCGCGCAGCGCGACGATCCGGTCCCGCACCGCTGCCTGCTCGGCGACGGCGTCGCGACGGACCCCGCGCTGCTCGTCGAGCGCCGACTGGGTCTGCTCGTGCAGCACCGACGCCAGGGCAGGGGCGTCGTCGTCGCCGGCGTGCGCGAGCGCGGCGTCCAGCGCGGTGAACGTCTGTGCGGTCACCCCGACCGACGCGTACTCGGCCGAGTGCTCGGTCCACCAGGCGCGCAGCGCGGCCGCGCAGTCGGCGCGCGCCAACTCCACCGACGCCTCCGCCTCGGCGACCGCGGTGCGGGCGGCGTCGAGCAGTTCCCGGCCCCGATCCGCGGCCCGGTCGGCGCGGGCGCGTTCGGTGCCCGACTTGTCGACCGTTGCGAGCGCGGCCCGCACCGCCCGGACGTCGTCGTCGCGTTCGGTGGCCAGACCGCGGACGGTCGTGGTGATCCGATCGGCCCGCGCATCCTGCGGCAGCGGGGTCCACGTGATCCCGGCCTGCTCGGCGGCCGCGGCCAGCTCCTCCTCGGCGTGCACGAGGGCGGTGGTCGCCCGGCGCACCGACTCCGTCGCACGGGACGCCTCACCGGTGCGCTGCTCGAGCGTGGCCTGCGCCTTGCGGGCCTTGTCGGCCTGCTGCGCCGTCGACACCTTCAACTGTTCGACGGCGGCCGCGAGGTCGTCGAGCTGTTGTTTGCCCTCGTACGCGCCCGACCGTTGCAGTGTGTCGAGGTCGGCGCGGGCCTGCTCGAGCGCCCGCTCGGCGGCGGTGAACCGGTCCTCGGCGAGCCGCCGCTCCTCCTGCCGTTCGGCCTGCCGGGCGACCGCATCGTCGAGGACCGTCTTCGCCCGGTCCACCGCCTCGAGGCGACGCGACACCTGCTCGACGTCGGTGCGGGCCTGCTGGGCCAGGTACTTCGAGTACACGGTGACGAAGCTCTGCGCGGCCCGGTCGGCGGCGGCCAGACCCTCGAGAGCGCGGCCCACCTCCTCCATGTCGCTGAACGAGCGGGCCGCCTCGAGCACGAGCTGGTCGTCGAGGGGGCGCAGACCGTCGGTGAGGGCCTGCGACAGGCCCTTCGGGTCGAGGTTCTTCGCGAGCTGCGGGCGGCGCAGCGTCAGGATCAGGTTGATCAGCTGCTCGTAGCGTTGCGCGCCCAACCCGAACAGGCGGGCGTCGATCGCGGCCCGGTAGTCGACGGGGCGGTCGGTGACGGCGTCGCTGCCGAGTTCGTCGGTCAGCTGCTTCTTCGTCAGCGGCCGGTCGTCGCCGTCGAGGAGGGAGAAGTCGACGCCGACGCGGCCCTCGGCGACGAAGTACCAGCGGGTGACCTTGTCGTTCTGCCGGGTGGCGCGCATGCCGATACCGACGGTGACCGCCTCCGGATCGTCCTGCGGGCCGCGGCAGAACTCCATCCACACGTACGAGTGCGCCGAATCCTGCCCGCGGTACAGCAGATTCGACTTCATCGTCCGCTCCTCACCGGCGAACGGGTTGAGCCGGCGCGGCTCGATACGGCCGTCGAACACGAACGGGAACAGCACCTCGAGGGCCTTCGTCTTGCCGGACCCGTTGGGGCCGCGCAGCACCAGCCGCCCGTCGGCGAAGGAGAACTCCTGGTCGCGGTAGTCCCACAGGTTGATGATTCCGGCGCGGGTCGGCTTGAAGCGCGCAGATGCCATGTGAAGGATGCCTCTACTTCTCTACGGAGTTCTCGGGGTCGGTCGCGGTGCCGGGCTCGGACACCGGGTCCTCGGATATCGGGTCCCGGAACAGTTCGGGCTGGGCGCTGCGTTCGCGGACGGTGACGACGACGCCACGGAACCGGGCGATCGCCGGCAGCACCAGGACGCCACCGGGTTCCCCGGTGACGACGCGGACCAGGTCCAGGCGGTCCAGCAGGGTGACGGCCGCGCGGCGCAGCCCGTCGGGGTCGGCCTGCCACTGCGCGGCGAACGTGCGCCCGAACTGGTGGGCCAGTTCGGTGACGGTGCCGGCGATCCACTCGTGATCGAGCAGCGGATACCGGGCCGGGTCGGGACCGGCCTCGGCCTCCGATGCCGGGTCCGCGGCCGGGGGTGGGTCGTCGTCGGCGAGCTGCTCGAAGATCCCGGCGGACGGGACGGCGCCGTCGAGTTCGTCGATCAGCATGTCCTGCGCCGTGGACGGCAGCGGCAGTGCCGGCAGCTCGGGCGCGTCGAGGTCGAGGACCCGGTCGGCCATCTCCCCGGCGAGGAGCAGCGCCACCTGGGAGACGGTGCCGGTGCTCGGGAACCGGATGTCCGACAACCGCCCCGACGTGTCGATCATCGCGATGCCCTCGGCGCGGCGTTCCGCGGCGAGGCCGGTGAGCCGTTCGACGGCGGCCGCCGTACCGGGCAGCGCGAGCTGCAGGCGTTCGTCGTCGGTGAGGTCGTCGGCGTAGACGACGGGCCGCTGCACCAGTGCCCGGCGCATCCGTCGTGCCGTCTCCCGCGGATCGGTGGTCCGGTAACCGCTCGCACCCGGATCGTCGGGGTCCGGGGCCGGTGCGCCGGCGAGCAGCGACCGCACCGACGTCACGTGCTGCAGGGCCCGTGGCGGCCGGAACAGGGCCACCACGACGGACCGGTCGATGTCGTAGAGGGCTTCGCCGGCATCGGGATTCGACGCCCAGCGGCCGGCGTCGCCGTCGGCCAGGACGATCGCGCCGCGCGCGGCGAGCCAGCCGACGGCGTCGACGAACGCGTCACGGTCGGTGGACCGGTCGGTCGACAGCTCCACGCCGGGGATCCGGGTGGCGTCGGCGGCGACGTGATCGGCCAGCTCGGAGAGGGTGATCTGGTTGCCGGCGCGGCCGAGCGCGGCCAGCGCGAGCGCCAGGTAGGCGTAGCGGTGCCGGTCGAAGGTGCGATCGGTGGTGGTGCGGGCCGGGGTGCCGGGCCCGATCCGGTCGGGGACCGTGAACAGCCGGGCCGTGGTCTCGGTGACCTCGAGCCGGTACCCGAACAGCTCGAGGAGGTCGTCGCGCAGTTCGGTGGCCCAGCGCCGCACCAGCGGTAGCGCAGTCCGGTCCGGATAGGACTGCGTCACAAGATGGTTCGACAGGACGACGCGGGCCGCCCGCTGATACGAGTCGAGGTCGAGGGGGGAGACGGTCACTTCACACTCACCTGCAGTCCGTCGAGGTACAGCCGTCCGCGGGCCGTCTGCACGACCGTCGGCTCGGTGTGCGGGCTCAGCGTCAACCGCACCCCGCTGTCCGCGCCCGTCGAATCGGAGACCGCGCCGCTCACCGGGACCCGGGCCGTCAGCGCGGCGTTGAGCAGGCTCAGCAGCACGTCGGTCTCCTCGGTGTCCAGCACCCGGTCGTACGCGCCGTGCGCGGCGAGCGACGACGCCGCCACCGCCCGCGCCCGCTGCGCGGACAGCTGTCCCTCCCGCAGCCGCCGGATGCCGCCCTCGTTGCGCTGCACCTTCGACGGCATGCCGGGCGACGCGGCCCGCCCGGTCTCGGCGAGGGTGCGGGAGATCTCCACCGGTGTGGCGTCCCACCACGACCGCGACTCGGGAATGATGTCGGCGTCCGGGTGCACCGAGGACAGGTGCCGGGGCCGACCCAGATCGAAGACCAGCTCGAACAGGGTGTGCGCCGACTCCTCGGTGGGCGTCGCGGCGAACCATCCGGCCAGGTGCCGCAGCTGGCTTTCCCGGCTCACCCCGCCGCGGCGGGTCTCGGTGACCCTGCGCAGCAGTGACAGTACCGCGGCGATCGCGCTCATCGTGCCCTCGCGCAGCCGTTCCGACTCGCTCGGGCCGGCGGCGGCCACGAACCACTGGGCCAGGCCGGACCAGCGTGCCCGCCAATCGGATTCGCGTTCCTCCCGGGTCAGGAACACTCGCTCGTCGCTGGTGGCGGCCCGGGCGATCAGCTCGTCGACGCCGGTGTCCTCGACGGTGGCGATGGCCTCCGCCAGCTTGGGGGCGTACCGGGCCAGGTCGGAACTGAACTCCTGCATGTGGCGCAGCAGCGCGTCCTTGTGGGCGAGGAACGCTTCGGGGGTGATCTCGGTGGTGCGGACCAGATCGCCGAGCATGAGATAGAACTGTGCGGCGCGGGCCGCCATGTCGGTGAGCGTCGCATCCAGGCGGGACAGCTTGCGGTAGATCAGGTCGGCGTCGCCGCGGCGGTTCGCGGCCGCGAGTTCCTCGAGGTCGGCGAGCAGGTCCGGCAGTGTCAGCCGGGACAGCGTCGCATCCTCGAGCCGGGCACCGAGGAC from Prescottella sp. R16 includes these protein-coding regions:
- a CDS encoding TIGR02677 family protein, producing MRLFSFTTAEKRAEYLWVLRAFDTARANYVVLLHAGDVADILGRIADDDAGRLTAAEITPLLEQLHTWGVLERSYDGSRAATLADYRNRHFVYQFGQAGYLAFRAVEDVLGARLEDATLSRLTLPDLLADLEELAAANRRGDADLIYRKLSRLDATLTDMAARAAQFYLMLGDLVRTTEITPEAFLAHKDALLRHMQEFSSDLARYAPKLAEAIATVEDTGVDELIARAATSDERVFLTREERESDWRARWSGLAQWFVAAAGPSESERLREGTMSAIAAVLSLLRRVTETRRGGVSRESQLRHLAGWFAATPTEESAHTLFELVFDLGRPRHLSSVHPDADIIPESRSWWDATPVEISRTLAETGRAASPGMPSKVQRNEGGIRRLREGQLSAQRARAVAASSLAAHGAYDRVLDTEETDVLLSLLNAALTARVPVSGAVSDSTGADSGVRLTLSPHTEPTVVQTARGRLYLDGLQVSVK
- a CDS encoding TIGR02678 family protein, which translates into the protein MTVSPLDLDSYQRAARVVLSNHLVTQSYPDRTALPLVRRWATELRDDLLELFGYRLEVTETTARLFTVPDRIGPGTPARTTTDRTFDRHRYAYLALALAALGRAGNQITLSELADHVAADATRIPGVELSTDRSTDRDAFVDAVGWLAARGAIVLADGDAGRWASNPDAGEALYDIDRSVVVALFRPPRALQHVTSVRSLLAGAPAPDPDDPGASGYRTTDPRETARRMRRALVQRPVVYADDLTDDERLQLALPGTAAAVERLTGLAAERRAEGIAMIDTSGRLSDIRFPSTGTVSQVALLLAGEMADRVLDLDAPELPALPLPSTAQDMLIDELDGAVPSAGIFEQLADDDPPPAADPASEAEAGPDPARYPLLDHEWIAGTVTELAHQFGRTFAAQWQADPDGLRRAAVTLLDRLDLVRVVTGEPGGVLVLPAIARFRGVVVTVRERSAQPELFRDPISEDPVSEPGTATDPENSVEK
- a CDS encoding TIGR02680 family protein; this translates as MASARFKPTRAGIINLWDYRDQEFSFADGRLVLRGPNGSGKTKALEVLFPFVFDGRIEPRRLNPFAGEERTMKSNLLYRGQDSAHSYVWMEFCRGPQDDPEAVTVGIGMRATRQNDKVTRWYFVAEGRVGVDFSLLDGDDRPLTKKQLTDELGSDAVTDRPVDYRAAIDARLFGLGAQRYEQLINLILTLRRPQLAKNLDPKGLSQALTDGLRPLDDQLVLEAARSFSDMEEVGRALEGLAAADRAAQSFVTVYSKYLAQQARTDVEQVSRRLEAVDRAKTVLDDAVARQAERQEERRLAEDRFTAAERALEQARADLDTLQRSGAYEGKQQLDDLAAAVEQLKVSTAQQADKARKAQATLEQRTGEASRATESVRRATTALVHAEEELAAAAEQAGITWTPLPQDARADRITTTVRGLATERDDDVRAVRAALATVDKSGTERARADRAADRGRELLDAARTAVAEAEASVELARADCAAALRAWWTEHSAEYASVGVTAQTFTALDAALAHAGDDDAPALASVLHEQTQSALDEQRGVRRDAVAEQAAVRDRIVALRADRGRVAAEHDDAPAAVPFRTGDRSGLSGAPLWRLVRFADGVSAEDAAGIESALAAANLLDAWVPDGPLPETESEQFLVPLPTERRPHGPTLASVLAVEPDAGVPEPVVQAILESVALNPADDAAAEVGVTVDGRYRQGVQHGRHVQAHAEYIGTTARERRRAARLTELDEEIAAAEEALAAAKDTEAETAAVLDRLAAAATALPRTSGVFAALKKLTEAAGALRTRAEATAGAGDELDHAIADHTAKEKQLRAVAATHRMSSEPRDVDALAAAIRHFEGQGEQLLRARRDHEKELELHREAEERLDEARDNTEEFVEEAAVAEENYTRQLSRLETLRDALGASAEQIDADLEQARSRIEVCKTEQRAARKAYDAAVEQIGKAEGAHTAAVEALRAALTETRADADRLAPYARRDLLDLLGVPTHHSWPQSSAAWLTAEQLVYRIVTEGDVDAPILPPDVAALQRALETATADVKTSEHARKATRSALTAALQDFDAQLAAAGQDYRLQWDAPDGLTVVRVQDDQGYASIGEFATRISAARKDQEVLLTDSERRILEDALLTGLAQQIHERTADARDLIARMGSEMRERHMSSGSTIGVHWVLADNLDANARAVSKLLDRAPSALSGDELASVRAHFAAQVRTARAAHPERSYPEILASALDYRRWRVFSFTLIGGDGSEDRLTVARHSALSGGEQSVSLHLPLFAAAHVMLSSADPHSPRLLGLDEAFAGVDDNGRSELLGLSVQFDLDLFMTGYDLWITYAGVPGCAHYDLAHSTAEQTVGAALLVWSGGGLLAEHDGSNLAHALGSPMRRRVPTTVDGGLEFAPA